Genomic DNA from Candidatus Hydrothermales bacterium:
CCAGAAGGATACCAGCCCTCTGTAAAGTACTGTCTTATAAGAGCAATAGCACCAGCAACAGATGGAGTTGCCATAGAAGTTCCTACCATCCCTAAAATATCGCAGTAACTATGCGGAGTAGGATCATTCCAAGCAGAGTGCACATAATCTGTTCCTGTGCCAGCTCCGCCTATTCCGCAAACATCCGGTTTAATTCTGTTATCAAATGCCCATCCCCTACTTGAATATCCAGCAATTTGGCTAATGTTATTGTGCCTTAAAGCCCCAACACTTATACAGTTTTTTGCCACTGATGGTGCTGTAACTGTGTTTGCCTGTGGACCCTCATTTCCAGCTGCAAAAACAATTAAAAAATCTCTATTATTCCACATAAATTGGTCTACCTCTCTTGCAGCAGTTGAATAAGAGTTATTAGGGGTGTTACAGTTAGGGTCCCCACATTCACCCCAAGAATTTGAGTGAATTCTTACCCCAAGATTTCTTGCGGATTGAAAAGGTGTGGTAAGATTTGCACCGTAGTTAAAACTTGTACCGTTAAAAACATCTTGAATAACAAGTCTTGCATCCTTTGCAATTCCATTATAATCTTTGTCAGTTGGGTCCTGAGTATTATCACTTTGATCTACTTTACCTGCAATTGTTCCTCCCACATGGGTTCCATGGTCATATGATCCATTAGGTCTTCCATCGCCAGAACCAAAGTTCTGATAGGCTTGAACTTTTCTATGGTTATTTCCTGGTGGATCACCCTGGGGATCCCAGAAAAAGCAATCGTAATAATCAAGTCCTGTATCCATAAAACCTATTAATTGGTTCTCTCCACGAATCCCCTTTCCCCAGATAAAAGTATCATTTGTAACTCCTGTCTGGAGTGCCCATCTTATTACTTCATTAAGTGGTTTATTCTTTGGTCTTTCCTCAATAAATTGAATCTCAGGAATAAATATTACTTTTTGAACCTCAGAGGGAGTAGCACTTACTATGAGTTTCTTTACAAATTCGTAGGATTTGTCAACAACTTTTATATTAATTTCCCTTACTTTCTTTTCCACCTCATCCACATCAGCGTCTTCAAAAATCAAAAGGTTAAACTCTCTCTCAAAATCGCCCTCAGTAAATTTTAAAATTTTGTATCCGGGGTGAAAAGGTCCTACATACCTTACATCTTCATTTTTTCTTAAATTTTCTAAAAGTTTTTCCCTTCTTTTTTTCTCTAACTTTACTATATAGGAAAAATGGGGAATGTAATCGTATATCAAAATGCCCTCACTGTTTAAAAACTCTATGTTTTCCCTTTTAATAGGTCCTTTGAATTGAATAATGAAGTATTCTGTTTCTGTTTCCTTAATCTTTAAATAACTTGGTAGCGGATCCTCTATCAACGGATCAAAACTATATCTTGAAATGTTTATATGATTTAAATTTTCTTCTCCACTTAAAATTCCTAAAATAAAAAAATATAAAAACTTTTTCATATCATATTTATAAAAAAGAAAAAGGGGATTTGAACCCCCCTCTAGATTTTTAATTTATCTTTCTACCCCTCTAGAGGATCAGCATGCAGGCTCAAAAACTTTATAGGTTAATAAACTTTTTCTTTATGGTTTTCCCCTTATTCTTTGCAACAAGGAAGTATACTCCCTTTTCAACTTTTTTACCATGATCAGTTTCGCCTTTCCATTCAAACTCGTAGACACCCTTATCTAATTTACCTGAGAAGATCTTCTTTACCTTTCTTCCAGCAGAGTTATAAATCACTAACTCCACATCAGATTGCTCAGGAACAGCTATCACAAAGGATAACTTATCTTTAAACAGAGTAGGACTAAACTTTAGTATAGAAAATTCACCTATAGCATAATCCCACCTTGCCCTCACAGGTCCAAAGGTTAAAACTTTATCTCCTACACTGAATTTAACAAGATATTCATATTCAACGTAGGGTTTCACATCTTTATCAATAAAGCTACCCCTGTTTTTATTAAACCTATGGATTACAGAATATTCTTTTACAGATTCAGAACCTCCAGTTATTACTCTCTTTAAGAGCTCACCTTCAGTTATATTATCATCGTAGTTCCAGACAAGTTTTATTCCTTCCTTTACGCTTTCAGCTGTTAGGTTACCTTCAAGTTCAGCAAGGACGGTAAAGCCTGCATAATAAGTACCGTTATAGGCATTTAAGGTGTAAGATTGATTCACTACGTTTTTGTTTATTATGACAAGTGCGTAGGTATCACTGGCAGGGGGGTTATAGTTGAGAACTTCAGCCGCTCCAGGGCCTCCTGCGTCAACGCTTGCAAGTGCCTCAGTCCTTCTTAGATAGTAATCAACTGCGTATGGACCAACTGAACCATAAATGGCAACAGCTACGTCAAGTCCTGTTCCAGGAGTAACGGTGATCTGGTGGTTAACACCTGAAGCAAGCACTATATCATAAATGTGGAAGAGTTCTCTTGCATTCTTATCTATCTTTGAATTGGCAAAGATTTCAGTTCGAGGATTGGGAGTTGAGGTGGTAAAAGTTAAAAGTGCCCTTGATCCTTGGAAGTCAACAATTGCTGAATCAGGGGTATCACCAAAGTTATATATACCTGCATAATAGAAGGTTGAAACCCTTCTTCCATTTATTATTATAAAATCAGTTCTTGATCCATCAACCTCAGAAGCTTCTAAAACGTTTATGTAACCGTCGTAATAAGTAGTTGGACTATCAGCATAAAGTCTTAAATCTACATCTATTGAATCTCCTGCAACGCTGAATCTACTTGCTATGGTTGCTATTCCTTGCCATCTCTTAGGATTTGGAGGGTTCTGTTGCCAGCCACCTGTAACACCTATAGTTTTGAATCTAAAGACGGTCGCATTGTAATAATATTCTGAAAAGTCAGTAACTGACCATGGAACATGTTCAGCTAAGACTGGCTTCTTTGGAGAAATCCTCGGTGCCTTAAAGGAAAACTGCATTCCCCAAAATCTATACCAGACGTTAAATACGTTACCCATTAACTCATACCCATCTTCATCATCCATATCAATGTATAATGTGAGTGTATGTCTACCTCCAGGTACTGGAAACACATTCCTCTTATATTTTACATAGGAAAAAGGAGGTAGTCTTGAAGCGAATTCAAACCTATATCCGTAGAGATTATTACAAAGTAGATAAATATCCATTGAACCCCTTAAGTACTTATTAGGAGGTGGAGGAATATCAACAGAAGATCTATTTAGAAAGCTAAAGGAAATAGAGGTTTGAACATTTGGGTTTATTGCATCGTCTGTGCCTCTAAGTGAGTCAATTACAGTGTCTCTACCCGCTGCCACATGGTTTGGAGTAATGGGCCATGTCCAACCAGGAGGAGCATAATAGGTTACTGTAGGATGCCAATGCCTAATTACACCATACATAAGATAGGGAGTGCCTACTCCAAAATCAATTAAACTAGTGTTACAGTTAACATTACCAATAACTGTTGTGTTATACCTATAAAGAACTGTCCCAAGCAAGGGAGAACCAAAGAAAACTGGCCATATAGCATCAGCTGCACTTCCAGCTGTAAAAATTCCAGCCCAAACCCACCCTGGAACTCTTCTTGCAAATCCATAAGATTTAAAGCCCTCTGCTTGGTTCGCGGGAGAAGTCCACTCTACTATATTCGCACCAGGTAAATTAGGATTAGTGAGACAACGGTGATTTAGATCAAGACGGACATAATCATCACGATCAGGAGAAGTATCTGTGTTATAATAATAAGCATAAAGGGTGTCAAAGACAAAAGTGTCCTCTGGTGTTAATCCAAAATAAAAGTCTGAAAAATGATACTTATTTCTTGATGTTCCATATTGATCGGTATAATAACCACCTCCTGTTCCAAAGGGAATATCCCAGTCTGTAGTTTGAGTTTCATAAACATTAAAGGGAGAAGATACAGTAATATTAAAGTTGTTCGTATAAGTAAAGGGACCACCTGAAGAAGTATAATACTGTCCAACAAGTTTAACAATAAATGAAAAATCTCTTGTCCCTCTAAGAGAATCTTCATCCCAGATCTGGATTACCCAAGGATCAGTGTAGTTATTCCTTGCAGGATTTCCATAAGGAACATAACCAAAAGTAGAAATATTTTTAAGTATCTGAACCCTTGAGCTTGTAAATGCGTCTGCTGCCTTTAAAGTGCAAACAACGTTATAGGCAGAAAGACCAAGATTTTTAAGCGCAATAATAAGTCCAATTCTCTCACCTGGATCTGCCCATCCATCACCATTTCCATAATAGGAATCATCAAGCATTTGAGAACCTTCATAAGTTACAAAAGGAGCATTTAAGGGATCAAAATTAAATCTTGGTCTTATCAAAAAGTCATACCAATAACTATCCCTCCAAGAAGCTGGATTACTTCTTGTATTAGTAGCTTTATTTGATGTAGAAGCACCATCACTATCCTGATAGGGAACACCATTATTAGTTGTTCCATCTTTTCTCACTCCAACCCATATATAACCTGCCTGAATTCCTGGAATATCTGCTATATCAAAATTATACCATTGTTCAGCTGTCCCTACACTTATTATTCTTGTTGCAATTGGAGGATGACCTGGTGCATCATTTTCACTATTATGAGGCCAAACGAATAAGGTGCAGTTGACTGCTACATTAGATCCATTATAAGTATATATAGAACAGGAAATCATTGTTCCTGACCTTGGAAGCTCAAACTTTGATGCAAAATACCTATAATTGGAATAAGCTGGATCATTACCCGGATAATAGGAAGCAGTCCCATTATCATTTCTTACACTTCTTGTAGCTGCTGGCTCATCCCTCTTTGCTGTAGTTAAACTGAAAAAGTCATAGGTTCTATAACCACCATCAGCCATTATTCTACATGTAAAGTAATAAGTTGTATTTTCTACAAGAGCTGCTCCTGTAGATATCCTGAAATTTGTAAAATCGGCAGTTTGACCCCTTTCAAGAGTTCCATAGTTGTTGGAAAAGGCAACTAAAGTTATTTCAGTAGCATCAGCTGAACCATCCCTTGTTTTAAACCTTATTCTCAATGTCACATTTGTTGCTCTTGCTCCCGTATTTCTAACTCTTATACCCAAAATAACTGTCTCATTAGGCTCTATCTCTCTATCATTATCAGGAGTTGTGTTTACTACCCATACAGAATCAATAAAGATATTTGGAGTTGAAGGAACAGGTAAGTTGGAAATATACTTTTCAGCATCAACTCTTCCCCATCCAAAGGTATCTCTTAAAGCTTCATTAGACCTTGGCCCCCAACTTGAACTCCAATAGGAGTTATTAGACATAAATCTATAGATAGCTCTTATCTCAGAGGTATCAACACCTGTCATTCCCCTTATTAATCCAAAGTTATTTGCCTGGAGTAAAAGAGCTATAACACCAGCCACATGTGGACATGCTGCTGATGTACCACTGAATCCCTGATATTCACCGCCTGGTGCTGCTGCTACTGTTGGCTCAGAGGGTGCAATAAAATCGGGCTTGTGCCTATTCCAATCTGGTCTTGGCCACCATCCAGTCCTATTCCAGGGTGGTGAATTAGGCTCAGGTCCTCTTGAAGAATAAGAGATTACATCATCATACGGCCAATAAGTTCCCCCTACCCCAAAAACAAGAGGAAAATCACCCGGAGCTCTAGTAGATGAAGCAGTTGGACCTTCATTACCAACTGAGAAAACAGGTATTATACCAACTAAAAGCCAAGCCCTTATTTCATCCCATAATGTCGTATCATTAGCAGTTGTTGAACCCCAAGAATTTGTTACAAGGTGTGGTCTTAATGAATCAGGAAGACTTACAAACCACTGCATAGCCGATGATAATTGAGCAGCAGTACCACCAAGGCCACGAGCAGCAATCCATTTTGCACCTGGTGCAACTCCTATACCATGAGAACCTAAAGCAAGAGAAAGCGCTCCTGTTCCATGACCATCCGGATCATTAGGAGTTGTAGTGCCACCAACTGGATCATTCCAAGCTGATATACCTCTATAAGACTTTTTCAAAACAGGATGATTTGGGTCAACTCCTGTATCAAGAATTCCTATAACAACACCTTTTCCAGTGTAACCCCTTCTCCATGCTTCATCAGCTCTTACATTATCTATACTTCCTGAAACATACTCCTCTCCTGGGAAAAAATCAGAAAGGGGTTCTGTATCTACTGGTATAGGCTTAAACCTCTCAAAATTCAAATAAACATACCTTATTTGTGGAAAATTCCTTAAAACCTCATAAATTCCATACTTTGGGAGTTTAACAGCAATCTTATTAGCAATCCAAAGCTGAATTAATGAATCTGTATATCCCTTTGATATGAGAAATTCTACTATAGGTCTTTGTGTCTCAGAGGCAATATTTTTCATATAGTCAACTTTTGCATCAGGATCAGGAATAGTTGAAATAAAGTCATAATCGTAGGGACCAAGATAGAAGATACAGTTTATCTTCTCATCATCCTTCATTTTAGACATCTTCTCAAGCAATAGAGGCTCTATCTTTTTGTCAAGTTCGTTTGAAATTAATAAAATAGGGAAAATAAGAAAAATTATCTTCCTCATTCTTTAACTTCCTCCCTTTTAAAGTAGCCTGTTTGCATAATTTCTGCATGCTCTATCTTATCAACTACATCCATTTGATTTAATTCCTTAGCAACTTCCTTATGAATCTCGTAAAATCTTTTATGTAAGTTCCTTTTGAGAAGTTCAACTCTTTTTTCTTTCAAGGGGTTAAAACTATTTGGAGTGTTAGCCACATAGTTTTTAAGCTCTCTTTTTATCTCACTTTTTGCAGCTCTAAATCTTTCCGCAACAGTAATTGAATATCTTGAATCAGTATAAATAGGCACATCTTTTCTTTCAGCAAAACTTTCATAGTATTTCTCTTTTGAAATAGTAAAAAATCTTGGTTCAAGTTCCTTTGATATTAAATTCAAATATCTGTATTTAAAGTTATTTCTGAAATTTAAAAGGTAGCTGTAGTGATATCTTATTTTAGCATATTGAAAGAAACTTATTCTTCCCTTAAAGAGACCCTTTATCTCAAGTCTTCGCAGAGACTCAAGATCAATACCACTTTCTCCCCCTATCGGAGGAGAAAGTATCATAAAGATTAATAGAACAAACTCACTCATCTACCTCTACTCAGAATTTTTTAGGGATTGAACCCAATCCGTTTATAATAGCTTATTTTTAATCAAATTTCAAATTTTTATTCCAAATCTATGAACTTGTATGTTTTTTTATCTATAATAAGGAAGTAGGTTCCCCTATTTCTTTGATTAAGATTAACAAAAATATTCTTGGCAGGTAAAACTCTTATTT
This window encodes:
- a CDS encoding S8 family serine peptidase, with the translated sequence MKKFLYFFILGILSGEENLNHINISRYSFDPLIEDPLPSYLKIKETETEYFIIQFKGPIKRENIEFLNSEGILIYDYIPHFSYIVKLEKKRREKLLENLRKNEDVRYVGPFHPGYKILKFTEGDFEREFNLLIFEDADVDEVEKKVREINIKVVDKSYEFVKKLIVSATPSEVQKVIFIPEIQFIEERPKNKPLNEVIRWALQTGVTNDTFIWGKGIRGENQLIGFMDTGLDYYDCFFWDPQGDPPGNNHRKVQAYQNFGSGDGRPNGSYDHGTHVGGTIAGKVDQSDNTQDPTDKDYNGIAKDARLVIQDVFNGTSFNYGANLTTPFQSARNLGVRIHSNSWGECGDPNCNTPNNSYSTAAREVDQFMWNNRDFLIVFAAGNEGPQANTVTAPSVAKNCISVGALRHNNISQIAGYSSRGWAFDNRIKPDVCGIGGAGTGTDYVHSAWNDPTPHSYCDILGMVGTSMATPSVAGAIALIRQYFTEGWYPSGTKNPANSFTPSATLLKAMTISSTNFLATNVYDQDFGWGRVNLRNVLYFSGDAKDLRIAEKAIYATGDSLVYALNVLSSSIPLKIVLVWLDAPAAVNANPALVNNIDLKVRDPNSVLYRGNVFSGGQSTTGGSHDNRNTVELFYRTAPTPGVYYISVIGRNIPVPSAQGVPFALVITGDLGALMGEEESYFVGIPLTDRIILRAKGIYKNGNVVLKRDGNVIYSGKSVDGNFEYVDNDVKSNREYSYELISTSLAGEKRYFGPIKVKFRGFNFDIKVKRNVISNELNLILLNPEKGKINISLFDLSGREHKIIENKEIERGVYSFFIPLDKYEIKQGNYILLVRKDKEEIKKKVVVLSK
- a CDS encoding S8 family serine peptidase; translated protein: MRKIIFLIFPILLISNELDKKIEPLLLEKMSKMKDDEKINCIFYLGPYDYDFISTIPDPDAKVDYMKNIASETQRPIVEFLISKGYTDSLIQLWIANKIAVKLPKYGIYEVLRNFPQIRYVYLNFERFKPIPVDTEPLSDFFPGEEYVSGSIDNVRADEAWRRGYTGKGVVIGILDTGVDPNHPVLKKSYRGISAWNDPVGGTTTPNDPDGHGTGALSLALGSHGIGVAPGAKWIAARGLGGTAAQLSSAMQWFVSLPDSLRPHLVTNSWGSTTANDTTLWDEIRAWLLVGIIPVFSVGNEGPTASSTRAPGDFPLVFGVGGTYWPYDDVISYSSRGPEPNSPPWNRTGWWPRPDWNRHKPDFIAPSEPTVAAAPGGEYQGFSGTSAACPHVAGVIALLLQANNFGLIRGMTGVDTSEIRAIYRFMSNNSYWSSSWGPRSNEALRDTFGWGRVDAEKYISNLPVPSTPNIFIDSVWVVNTTPDNDREIEPNETVILGIRVRNTGARATNVTLRIRFKTRDGSADATEITLVAFSNNYGTLERGQTADFTNFRISTGAALVENTTYYFTCRIMADGGYRTYDFFSLTTAKRDEPAATRSVRNDNGTASYYPGNDPAYSNYRYFASKFELPRSGTMISCSIYTYNGSNVAVNCTLFVWPHNSENDAPGHPPIATRIISVGTAEQWYNFDIADIPGIQAGYIWVGVRKDGTTNNGVPYQDSDGASTSNKATNTRSNPASWRDSYWYDFLIRPRFNFDPLNAPFVTYEGSQMLDDSYYGNGDGWADPGERIGLIIALKNLGLSAYNVVCTLKAADAFTSSRVQILKNISTFGYVPYGNPARNNYTDPWVIQIWDEDSLRGTRDFSFIVKLVGQYYTSSGGPFTYTNNFNITVSSPFNVYETQTTDWDIPFGTGGGYYTDQYGTSRNKYHFSDFYFGLTPEDTFVFDTLYAYYYNTDTSPDRDDYVRLDLNHRCLTNPNLPGANIVEWTSPANQAEGFKSYGFARRVPGWVWAGIFTAGSAADAIWPVFFGSPLLGTVLYRYNTTVIGNVNCNTSLIDFGVGTPYLMYGVIRHWHPTVTYYAPPGWTWPITPNHVAAGRDTVIDSLRGTDDAINPNVQTSISFSFLNRSSVDIPPPPNKYLRGSMDIYLLCNNLYGYRFEFASRLPPFSYVKYKRNVFPVPGGRHTLTLYIDMDDEDGYELMGNVFNVWYRFWGMQFSFKAPRISPKKPVLAEHVPWSVTDFSEYYYNATVFRFKTIGVTGGWQQNPPNPKRWQGIATIASRFSVAGDSIDVDLRLYADSPTTYYDGYINVLEASEVDGSRTDFIIINGRRVSTFYYAGIYNFGDTPDSAIVDFQGSRALLTFTTSTPNPRTEIFANSKIDKNARELFHIYDIVLASGVNHQITVTPGTGLDVAVAIYGSVGPYAVDYYLRRTEALASVDAGGPGAAEVLNYNPPASDTYALVIINKNVVNQSYTLNAYNGTYYAGFTVLAELEGNLTAESVKEGIKLVWNYDDNITEGELLKRVITGGSESVKEYSVIHRFNKNRGSFIDKDVKPYVEYEYLVKFSVGDKVLTFGPVRARWDYAIGEFSILKFSPTLFKDKLSFVIAVPEQSDVELVIYNSAGRKVKKIFSGKLDKGVYEFEWKGETDHGKKVEKGVYFLVAKNKGKTIKKKFINL